TGCTGTAGATCCCAAAATAAATTTCGGCAGGGGAACAATGCCAGACTATCCCGTGAAAATGACAATAAATGATATCATCAGCGGGGTGGATAAATCTATGGAATTGACCATGGAGTTGATTGCCGGGCAGTCAAGACAGGAAGTTGCTATTTCTCTTTGAGGCGTTTGGCATTCCAGTGCCTGAACATTTTTTCCCGTTCCTGCATGATAGCCGCCATTTTTTCTTCGCCTAATGTTTCTGAAAGAAGGTCATCTATCGACTTTTGTTTGACGGTAGACAGTATTTCCTGGTGTTTGGTTTCGGTGTCCTTCAGGATATTGACGACTACTTGTTTGTCTTTGTGATCAATGTCATTGTACATCAGCAAGGTGGGTTTGTGCAGCAGCTGGTACACTTTGAAAAGGATTTTTTCTCCGGTTTTGGTGACGCTGACCAGCTTGGCCCGCTTGTCTTCCGGGTCAGTTCTCTCGGCAATATATCCCAGGTTTTTCAGTTTGTTGAGTATATCGATGCCGGTAGTCTGTTCCGTGAAATTGTATTGTATGACTTGTGTTTTCCTGACTTCTTTCAGGTGATAGATGGTATTCAGAAAATAAAACCATTCCAGCTCAAACCCTGGCAGCTCTTGCAGCGCCATTTTGGAATAGGCCGTCTGCATATTTGCCAGCCTTCCGATCAGTTTCGCAAAGGTGGTGTCTATATCAGGAGGCGTCAGTCCGCCGAACAGGTCATTATTGCTTTCCTGCGCTAAATAATACATGCAAAATGCGGTGGCTGAGGCAGTACCGTTTTTCTGCGTGTATTCTTCCCAGGCACTGATGAGTTTCGTGAGTTCTCCCATAATTTATATCGAATTCGAGGTAAAAATAGCAAAATAATTTGCCAGAACCGATTTTATGATGATATTTGTATCGAAATAGATGTATTTTAAATTAAAATGGGACGAAAACGATTGAATTGTTCAGTTGTCTTTCGTTTTAAAAAGACGATAAAATGATGAATATCACGACAAGCTACCTTACAAGGGCGGAACTATGGCTGTATATCACCACGCTGGTATATTTTCTGATGAACGGGGCGCAGATATTTGAGACACTGGTATTTGTGCCCAAATGGGCCGCGGCGCCGCCGGACAACTTCAAACTATTATTGGACGGGAGAGGGGCGAGCCTGAAAAATTTCTGGATAGTATTCCATTCACTGCATGAGGTCACCTTTATACTGGCGATTATATTTTGCTGGAAAATTGACTTCGCAAGAAACTGGTTGCTGGTATTGTTTGTCATCCACTTTGCGGTCAGGGTATGGACACTTGCATTTTTTGCGCCCAACATTATCAATTTTCAGCAGATAGCTGAAACACAGGCTGTGGTAAAAGACCTGGCAGCGAGAACAGCACGCTGGCAGCTGCTGAACTATATTCGTGTGGCCATTTTTATGGCAGTGTCCATAGGGCTGGTTCCTTTATGTGTCCGGTTATTTAACCTGCGCCCATAAAAGATAAGCCTTCAGGCACCATCGCCTGAAGGCTTATCTTTTTATACAGCACGGCAACTATAATTATTTGCAGGGGCCGGTCATGTCCATGGTATTTCTGGACGAGAGGCTTTGGTTCAGTGCGTTGCGCGCCATTTTTTGTACATAATCCCGCCTTTCATCAGTGGAAGCTGTCACCAGATTGCCCTGAACAAGGACAGAGGAAATCGGGAAGCCTTCCTGCCCTTCAATGATTTGTACCTGCCAGGTGCGGCCACCGCCCGCAATAGCGCCCATTACTGCCAGCCGCACAGAGCCGTAGTCGATCCGGAAAGGAGGAAGTTTCCATAAATCAAAAAATGTCAGCTGGTCTATTGCGCTTTGCGCATCGCTGATGTTATTGTCTGCAACGTTATCCGGATAGTAGGATATACCACCTTGCGGAGTGATGGTGATGGTACAATTAGGGTCGTTTGATAGCTCGGAGCCTATGGCTTCAACGGGCTGTGCTTTTCCTGTCATAGTGATAGATTTTAATTGTTAGGAAATGGTTATGAGTGTGAGATGATCTCAACTGTATTGTTAAAGAGGAGGATTATATGAGATATTTTACTTTGGTTACTTTGAGAATTGAAAAAATAGTTGAATGCCAATGACAACCAATATCGAATTTAAACAAAAAAAATACTTCCGCGAAGCAGGTGGAAAGATAATGTTACCTTATATATGATGTATTGGTGATTTGACTTTCTTCGTGCGTTCGTTTCATTTATGTTTAGGTACTGGCTGAGGCCCGGTGGTCGGTCCTTTCACCACCAGCCTGCCGTCTGGCAAGACTTTCATCCGGTCTATAAATACCACCCGTTCTTCACCGGTGGCCATCGTCCGGGCATGATACACACAGAGCATCTCCTTACCGTCAGGTGAATACGTAATGCTGTTGTGGCCTGTTCCTGTCACCACGCCGCCTTTGTCTGTATTTTTCTGCAATACAGGATTGTTGGCTGCTTTGACAAACGGGCCGAGCGGGCTTTTGGAGGTGGCATATCCCACTGCGTAGTTTTTGCCACCGAAATAATTGGCGGAATACATCATGTAGTAGGTGTCCGCTTTTTTAAAGATGACAGAACCTTCTGTCCAGCGGCGATTGACTTCTTTGGACGTAACGGAGCGGCTCTCCCATTCCGCTTGTTTATCGTCCATCTTCACCGGCGGACGAAGCAACAATACCGGTTCTCCGATAACCCCGCTGAAATCCGGTTTAAGTTCAACACCATATACCCAGCTTTCTTCTATCGTATCAAACCAACCTTTTTTTCTTGCCCAGTCAGCCACTTCGCTTTGCACCGGATGTTTGTAGCAGCAGCGGGAGTAATAGAGATAAATCTTACCGCCGGGGTCAAACAACACATTGGCATCAATCACCGGATAACCCGGATCAAAAACAGGTTTGTCGGACAGGTCGGTGAAAGGCCCGGTAGGGCTGTCTGACACGGCCACCCCTATACGAAAATTTTCCAGTTCTTTGCCAGGATTGTTTTTCCATTGCGCGCTATAGAACAAATAAAACCGCCCCTGATGTTCATATACTTCAGGCGCCCAATAGGCGCCATTCCAGGCGGCAGTGGAATCGCTCCAGCCGTTGCGGTTGCCTGCATGAAACACCTGTCCCTCGTCTTTCCAATGCACAAGGTCGGTGGACGAATAAGCGGCAAATCCATTTTTGGCCACACCTCCGGTGCCGTACATATAGTAGGTGCTCGCTTTCGTTTGTAACACGTAAGGATCGCCAAACTTTACCGGCAGCGGATTCCGGAAGGAGCCCCCCGACTGCGCAAATGTTCCGGTGTATTGGAAAAGGCTGGTTAACAGCAGGACAATCGTGGAATTTTTTACTTTGTTCATGGCGTACATGTCAGGTAGACAAATATAACCGCTGAAAATCAGAAATGAAAGCGATTTTATGTAAATTGCGCCCGCCCAACGGGTACGGCTGTACTTTTTACAGTGCTGTAGCGCCCATAGCCCGGATGAATTGAAAAATCTGATTATATAACCCGAATATTAAAAAATGGAACAACCCAAAGGATTTACCAGAGAAGGTAATGTGTACAAAATGAAGCCCCAATACGGATTTAGTATTATAGTCATCACGCTGACGCTGGGCTTTGCCTATTTTGGCTTTCATGTCAAATCTGCTGCTGTGATGTGGCTGTTCCTGGCCGCAGCGGTGATGTTTATATTAAGCGCCTTCACCAAGTCGCTGGTAATCGACATGGACAGAAAAGTGATCAACGTGAAAATGGCCCTGTTAAGACCGGCCTATACCATACCTATTGAGGATATTCAGCATTTTGAGTTGTATTCCATCAGAAGGAATTTCATTACCACCAATACCACCCTGAATGTATATTTCCTGAAGGATGGAAAGGAAAAATCAGCTTCGCTGGCGCAGGGTATCAC
This window of the Chitinophaga varians genome carries:
- a CDS encoding glycoside hydrolase family 43 protein; its protein translation is MNKVKNSTIVLLLTSLFQYTGTFAQSGGSFRNPLPVKFGDPYVLQTKASTYYMYGTGGVAKNGFAAYSSTDLVHWKDEGQVFHAGNRNGWSDSTAAWNGAYWAPEVYEHQGRFYLFYSAQWKNNPGKELENFRIGVAVSDSPTGPFTDLSDKPVFDPGYPVIDANVLFDPGGKIYLYYSRCCYKHPVQSEVADWARKKGWFDTIEESWVYGVELKPDFSGVIGEPVLLLRPPVKMDDKQAEWESRSVTSKEVNRRWTEGSVIFKKADTYYMMYSANYFGGKNYAVGYATSKSPLGPFVKAANNPVLQKNTDKGGVVTGTGHNSITYSPDGKEMLCVYHARTMATGEERVVFIDRMKVLPDGRLVVKGPTTGPQPVPKHK
- a CDS encoding MarR family winged helix-turn-helix transcriptional regulator; its protein translation is MGELTKLISAWEEYTQKNGTASATAFCMYYLAQESNNDLFGGLTPPDIDTTFAKLIGRLANMQTAYSKMALQELPGFELEWFYFLNTIYHLKEVRKTQVIQYNFTEQTTGIDILNKLKNLGYIAERTDPEDKRAKLVSVTKTGEKILFKVYQLLHKPTLLMYNDIDHKDKQVVVNILKDTETKHQEILSTVKQKSIDDLLSETLGEEKMAAIMQEREKMFRHWNAKRLKEK
- a CDS encoding transposase is translated as MMNITTSYLTRAELWLYITTLVYFLMNGAQIFETLVFVPKWAAAPPDNFKLLLDGRGASLKNFWIVFHSLHEVTFILAIIFCWKIDFARNWLLVLFVIHFAVRVWTLAFFAPNIINFQQIAETQAVVKDLAARTARWQLLNYIRVAIFMAVSIGLVPLCVRLFNLRP